The proteins below come from a single Streptomyces spongiicola genomic window:
- the gndA gene encoding NADP-dependent phosphogluconate dehydrogenase, which translates to MSGTAQIGVTGLAVMGRNLARNFARNGYTVALHNRTPARTRELVESFGDEGAFVPTGSAEEFVAALERPRRLVIMVKAGAPTDAVIEEFAPLLEPGDQIIDGGNAHFEDTRRRERELRERGIHFVGVGVSGGEEGALHGPSIMPGGSPESYGTLGPMLEKIAAKAVDGTPCTAHIGPDGAGHFVKMVHNGIEYADMQLIAEAYHLLRSVAGYPPGKIAETFREWNGGRLDSYLIEITAEVLAHTDPETGKPFVDVVADRAEQKGTGRWTVQIALDLGVPVSGIAEAVFARSLSGHADLREASHALPGPAPQPLGEKDAARFAAQVEQALYASKIVSYTQGFHQIRAGGDIYGWNIDLGAVAAIWRAGCIIRAAFLDRIRTAFDTRPDLPSLLSDKQFAEEIGAAQDDWRAVVATAARQGVPTPGFSTALAYYDALRARRLPAALTQAQRDFFGAHTYRRTDREGSFHTLWGGDRSEVSTG; encoded by the coding sequence ATGAGTGGTACCGCCCAGATCGGCGTCACCGGGCTCGCGGTGATGGGCCGCAACCTCGCCCGCAACTTCGCGCGCAACGGCTACACGGTCGCCCTGCACAACCGGACCCCGGCCCGCACCCGCGAACTCGTCGAATCCTTCGGCGACGAGGGGGCCTTCGTCCCCACCGGGTCGGCGGAGGAGTTCGTCGCCGCGCTGGAGCGCCCCCGCCGCCTTGTGATCATGGTCAAGGCCGGTGCCCCGACCGACGCGGTGATCGAGGAGTTCGCCCCGCTGCTGGAACCCGGCGACCAGATCATCGACGGCGGCAACGCCCACTTCGAGGACACCCGGCGGCGTGAGCGCGAACTCCGCGAGCGCGGCATCCACTTCGTGGGGGTGGGCGTGTCGGGCGGCGAGGAGGGCGCGCTGCACGGGCCGAGCATCATGCCCGGCGGCTCTCCCGAGTCGTACGGCACGCTGGGCCCGATGCTGGAGAAGATCGCCGCGAAGGCGGTGGACGGCACGCCCTGCACCGCGCACATCGGCCCCGACGGCGCAGGCCACTTCGTGAAGATGGTCCACAACGGCATCGAGTACGCGGACATGCAGCTGATCGCCGAGGCCTACCACCTGCTGCGCTCGGTCGCCGGATACCCGCCCGGGAAGATCGCCGAGACCTTCCGGGAGTGGAACGGGGGACGGCTCGACTCGTATCTGATCGAGATCACCGCCGAGGTGCTGGCGCACACGGACCCGGAGACCGGGAAGCCGTTCGTCGACGTGGTCGCCGACCGGGCCGAGCAGAAGGGTACCGGCCGCTGGACCGTGCAGATCGCCCTCGACCTGGGCGTACCGGTGTCCGGTATCGCGGAGGCCGTCTTCGCCCGCTCGCTCTCCGGGCACGCCGATCTGCGCGAGGCCTCGCACGCGCTGCCGGGACCGGCGCCGCAGCCGCTCGGCGAGAAGGACGCCGCCCGCTTCGCGGCGCAGGTCGAACAAGCCCTGTACGCGTCGAAGATCGTGTCGTACACGCAGGGCTTCCACCAGATCCGGGCCGGCGGCGACATCTACGGCTGGAACATCGACCTGGGTGCGGTGGCCGCGATCTGGCGGGCCGGGTGCATCATCCGCGCGGCCTTCCTGGACCGGATCCGGACGGCGTTCGACACCCGGCCCGATCTACCGAGCCTGCTGTCCGACAAGCAGTTCGCCGAGGAGATCGGCGCGGCGCAGGACGACTGGCGCGCCGTGGTGGCCACGGCGGCACGCCAGGGCGTGCCGACGCCGGGATTCTCCACCGCACTCGCGTACTACGACGCGCTGCGCGCACGCCGGCTCCCGGCGGCGCTGACCCAGGCCCAGCGCGACTTCTTCGGCGCGCACACCTATCGGCGCACGGACCGGGAGGGGTCCTTCCACACGCTCTGGGGCGGCGACCGGTCGGAGGTGAGCACCGGCTGA
- a CDS encoding nucleoside/nucleotide kinase family protein encodes MNPDGIVGYRTVVLEGCDGVGKSTLGERLSTHHGFTLVHSPRTPDHLDLASRYRTILAGEGKILFDRCFISELVYGPLHRGRSRINWSQAIDLAESVIQRAGALVHLTAPPAVIRQRLLSRDGEAVGLEEISALVTGYERVFSTLADYTRVLTLDTSLLDLPSTG; translated from the coding sequence ATGAACCCCGACGGGATCGTCGGCTACCGCACTGTGGTCCTGGAGGGCTGCGACGGAGTCGGCAAGAGCACGCTCGGCGAGCGTCTGTCGACACACCACGGCTTCACCCTGGTCCATTCCCCCAGGACTCCCGACCATCTCGACCTGGCCAGCCGCTACAGGACCATCCTTGCCGGAGAGGGCAAGATCCTCTTCGACCGGTGCTTCATCAGCGAGCTGGTTTACGGCCCGCTTCACAGGGGGCGCTCCCGGATCAACTGGTCCCAGGCCATCGACCTGGCCGAAAGCGTCATCCAGCGGGCTGGAGCGCTCGTGCATCTGACGGCACCACCCGCCGTCATCCGCCAGCGGCTTCTGTCACGCGACGGCGAGGCCGTGGGTCTGGAGGAGATCTCCGCCTTGGTGACGGGGTACGAAAGAGTCTTCTCTACGCTCGCGGACTACACCCGCGTGCTCACGCTCGATACGTCACTCCTCGACCTCCCCTCAACAGGGTGA
- a CDS encoding lipase maturation factor family protein, translated as MEWFSAPDYWLSRIVFQRALAALYLVAFVGAAVQFRALIGERGMLPVPEFLRHTPMRRAPSVFQLHYSDRFFACCAWTGAALSAALLGGAADRLPLWTAMLWWALLWALYLSIVNVGQTWYAFGWESLLLEAGFLAVFLGNERAAPPVLVLWLLRWLLFRVEFGAGLIKIRGDECWRRLTCLYHHHETQPMPGPLSWYFHRLPKPLHRVEAAANHVTQLLVPVLLFTPQPIASAAAGLIVATQLWLVLSGNFAWLNWLTIALALPVLDLSALAAPPPLPAPPLWYTVLVIAVTALVLARSYQPVRNMLSRRQAMNRSFDPLHLVNTYGAFGTVGRVRYEVVVEGTDERVPRPGTVWREYGFKGKPGDVRRLPRQYAPYHLRLDWLMWFAALSPAYARSWFGGFVQRLLENDRDTLRLLRSNPFPDAPPSYVRARLYHYTFTDRRQRRATGAWWQRRFLREYLPPTRLGAGDAPAGQADAPGRPGRDAGTPGPTGPGV; from the coding sequence ATGGAGTGGTTCTCGGCACCCGACTACTGGCTGAGCAGAATCGTCTTCCAGCGGGCCCTCGCCGCGCTGTACCTGGTGGCCTTCGTGGGGGCGGCCGTCCAGTTCCGCGCCCTGATCGGCGAGCGCGGCATGCTGCCGGTGCCCGAATTCCTGCGGCACACCCCGATGCGGCGGGCGCCGAGCGTCTTCCAACTGCACTACTCGGACCGGTTCTTCGCCTGCTGTGCCTGGACGGGCGCGGCGCTCTCGGCCGCGCTGCTCGGGGGCGCGGCCGACCGCCTGCCGCTGTGGACGGCGATGCTGTGGTGGGCCCTGCTGTGGGCGCTGTACCTCTCGATCGTCAACGTCGGGCAGACCTGGTACGCCTTCGGCTGGGAGTCGCTGCTGCTGGAAGCCGGGTTCCTGGCGGTCTTCCTCGGCAACGAGCGGGCCGCTCCTCCGGTGCTGGTGCTGTGGCTGCTGCGCTGGCTGCTGTTCCGGGTGGAGTTCGGCGCCGGGCTCATCAAGATCCGCGGGGACGAGTGCTGGCGCCGGCTGACGTGCCTCTACCACCACCATGAGACCCAGCCGATGCCGGGGCCGCTCAGCTGGTACTTCCACCGCCTGCCGAAACCGCTGCACCGGGTCGAGGCCGCCGCCAACCATGTGACCCAACTGCTGGTGCCGGTCCTCCTGTTCACGCCTCAGCCAATCGCCTCGGCGGCGGCGGGGCTGATCGTCGCCACCCAGCTGTGGCTGGTCCTGTCCGGGAACTTCGCCTGGCTCAACTGGCTCACGATCGCGCTCGCGCTCCCGGTCCTCGACCTCTCCGCGCTCGCCGCTCCGCCCCCGCTGCCGGCCCCGCCGCTCTGGTACACGGTCCTGGTGATCGCGGTGACCGCCCTCGTCCTCGCCCGGAGCTACCAACCGGTGCGCAACATGCTCTCCCGGCGGCAGGCGATGAACCGGTCCTTCGACCCGCTCCACCTGGTCAACACCTACGGCGCGTTCGGCACCGTGGGGCGGGTCCGCTACGAGGTCGTGGTCGAGGGCACGGACGAGCGGGTGCCGCGACCGGGCACCGTGTGGCGGGAGTACGGGTTCAAGGGGAAGCCCGGGGACGTCCGCCGGCTCCCGCGGCAGTACGCCCCGTACCATCTGCGCCTGGACTGGCTGATGTGGTTCGCCGCCCTCTCCCCCGCGTACGCCCGCTCCTGGTTCGGCGGTTTCGTGCAGCGGCTGCTGGAGAACGACCGGGACACCCTGAGGCTGCTGCGGAGCAATCCGTTCCCGGACGCGCCGCCGTCGTACGTCAGGGCCAGGCTGTACCACTACACGTTCACGGACCGGCGGCAGCGGCGCGCCACGGGCGCGTGGTGGCAGCGGCGCTTCCTGCGCGAGTATCTGCCGCCCACCCGGCTCGGGGCCGGGGACGCCCCGGCGGGGCAGGCCGACGCCCCCGGCCGACCGGGACGGGACGCAGGCACCCCCGGTCCGACGGGACCGGGGGTGTGA
- a CDS encoding helix-turn-helix domain-containing protein has translation MPRSGSGQHQGAILPMEPQSHSDETRTDINSSNRRRSVEPVLMDTSEVATMLNMSTSWVYREASKLGLKGYKLGRGRNAKVLYKRTEIFKWLEQQKIH, from the coding sequence ATGCCGCGATCCGGCTCAGGCCAGCATCAAGGAGCCATCTTGCCCATGGAACCGCAGTCGCACTCCGACGAGACCCGCACCGATATCAACTCGTCGAACAGGCGCCGTAGCGTCGAGCCCGTCCTTATGGACACTTCGGAGGTCGCCACGATGCTCAACATGTCGACGAGCTGGGTCTATAGGGAGGCATCAAAACTGGGGTTGAAGGGCTACAAGCTCGGCCGAGGCAGGAACGCCAAGGTGCTGTACAAGAGGACCGAGATCTTCAAGTGGCTGGAACAGCAGAAGATCCATTAG
- the panD gene encoding aspartate 1-decarboxylase has product MMRTMFKSKIHRATVTQADLHYVGSVTVDAELMEAADLLPGELVHIVDIDNGARLETYVIEGERGSGVIGINGAAAHLVHPGDLVILISYAQVDDAEARELVPRVVHVDGRNRIVQLGSDPSAPVPGSGTESSPHAVPAPAARH; this is encoded by the coding sequence ATGATGCGTACAATGTTCAAGTCCAAGATCCACCGGGCCACCGTGACCCAGGCCGACCTGCACTACGTCGGTTCCGTCACCGTCGACGCCGAGTTGATGGAAGCGGCCGACCTCCTTCCCGGTGAACTCGTGCACATCGTCGACATCGACAACGGCGCCCGACTCGAGACGTACGTCATCGAGGGGGAGCGGGGATCCGGCGTCATCGGCATCAACGGCGCCGCGGCCCATCTCGTCCACCCCGGCGACCTGGTCATCCTCATCAGCTACGCGCAGGTCGACGACGCCGAGGCGCGGGAACTGGTGCCGCGCGTCGTCCACGTCGACGGCCGCAACCGCATCGTCCAGCTGGGCTCGGACCCCTCCGCGCCGGTCCCCGGGAGCGGCACGGAGAGCAGCCCGCACGCCGTGCCCGCTCCCGCCGCCCGACACTGA
- a CDS encoding (2Fe-2S)-binding protein — protein MELTRAESIGGFFATATGEPGPGQLPLSRLYAGGLAPLSARVDRVAARLRTSERRVAASIAHLGLAARLWSTALGPAALHGEFPDPAAGSLCWDPESTAPDDLRWTRPGTLPGTVDAIREAVQYGHLVPLAEALRSDARVSRRLLWGNAGSALAGALREIHRWAREHDRPDAAERAAALVTGLLDHPDLSGAVEGPGLRRTSCCLYYRCPAGGLCGDCVFDRPPRRPGA, from the coding sequence GTGGAGCTGACCCGGGCGGAGTCGATCGGCGGCTTCTTCGCGACCGCCACCGGGGAGCCCGGCCCCGGGCAGCTGCCGCTGTCGAGGCTCTACGCCGGCGGACTCGCGCCCCTGTCCGCCCGCGTCGACCGGGTCGCGGCCCGGTTGCGCACCTCCGAACGCCGGGTCGCCGCCTCCATCGCCCACCTCGGTCTCGCCGCCCGCCTCTGGTCCACGGCGCTGGGCCCGGCCGCGCTCCACGGGGAGTTTCCCGACCCGGCCGCCGGAAGCCTGTGCTGGGACCCGGAGTCCACCGCGCCCGACGACCTCCGCTGGACACGTCCCGGAACGCTCCCCGGCACCGTCGACGCCATCCGGGAGGCCGTCCAGTACGGGCACCTCGTCCCGCTCGCCGAGGCCCTGCGCAGCGACGCGCGTGTCTCCCGCCGGCTGCTGTGGGGCAACGCCGGCTCCGCGCTCGCCGGCGCCCTCCGCGAGATCCACCGCTGGGCGCGGGAACACGACCGGCCCGACGCGGCGGAGCGCGCGGCCGCGCTCGTCACCGGCCTGCTGGACCATCCCGACCTCTCCGGCGCCGTGGAAGGGCCCGGCCTGCGCCGGACCAGTTGCTGCCTCTACTACCGGTGTCCGGCCGGCGGACTGTGCGGGGACTGCGTCTTCGACCGGCCGCCCCGCCGCCCGGGCGCATAG
- a CDS encoding MazG nucleotide pyrophosphohydrolase domain-containing protein, producing the protein MEIGAAQKLAWENKTLKGFNTTDVALEFGLLTAEVGEAFTAWRKGLPDLGEELADVLLYVTALAEMNGVDLEAEVARKIEKNERRTYECNEHGAQIRTSGD; encoded by the coding sequence TTGGAGATCGGAGCCGCCCAGAAGCTCGCCTGGGAGAACAAGACCCTCAAGGGGTTCAACACCACCGACGTGGCTCTGGAGTTCGGTCTCCTTACCGCCGAAGTCGGTGAAGCCTTCACGGCTTGGCGAAAGGGCCTCCCCGACCTCGGGGAGGAGCTGGCCGACGTCCTCCTCTACGTGACCGCCTTGGCGGAGATGAACGGGGTGGACCTCGAAGCAGAGGTGGCCCGGAAGATCGAGAAGAACGAGCGGCGTACGTACGAGTGCAATGAGCATGGAGCGCAAATCCGCACGAGCGGCGACTGA
- a CDS encoding carbohydrate kinase family protein, giving the protein MGEPVDRLDVIGNISRDLTRYPDHRGGARLGGAALFVSLAATKAGRPAAPVCVLGSDLAHLPQLPGLDALDWSARLQTNGTSTTFGLEYDLQGDLVEVRTDYGAAEALTEHALSHVSRRTQATFHVCCRRPLDVEAVLDRIANTTAPFSVDFFLPSAETMIRAAAPWLPAATTLFVNAAEYRLLNQAVDCSMLREVVVTDGPRAAVVHSFGRQVASAVPPPHHAHEVSGAGDTLAGTYLAHRSRGTAIAQALAKATAAAARYVAAPSLPIPAPRRG; this is encoded by the coding sequence TTGGGGGAGCCTGTGGACCGGCTCGACGTGATCGGCAATATCAGTCGGGACCTGACCCGCTACCCCGACCACCGCGGCGGGGCCCGGCTCGGCGGCGCGGCCCTGTTCGTGTCGCTGGCGGCCACCAAGGCCGGCCGCCCGGCAGCCCCCGTCTGTGTCCTGGGGAGCGATCTCGCCCACCTTCCCCAGTTACCGGGCCTGGACGCGCTCGACTGGTCGGCGCGACTCCAGACCAACGGCACGTCTACGACCTTCGGCCTGGAGTACGACCTGCAGGGCGATCTGGTGGAGGTCCGCACGGACTACGGCGCGGCCGAGGCTCTGACCGAGCACGCGCTGAGCCACGTCAGCAGGCGCACGCAGGCGACCTTTCACGTGTGCTGCCGCCGGCCCTTGGACGTCGAGGCGGTACTCGACCGAATCGCCAACACCACGGCCCCGTTCAGCGTGGACTTCTTCCTGCCGAGTGCGGAAACGATGATCCGAGCTGCCGCGCCCTGGCTGCCGGCGGCGACCACCCTGTTCGTCAACGCCGCTGAGTACCGGCTCCTGAACCAGGCGGTCGACTGCAGCATGCTGCGGGAGGTGGTCGTCACCGATGGCCCCCGGGCCGCCGTGGTCCACAGCTTCGGGCGTCAGGTCGCCTCCGCCGTGCCGCCGCCACACCATGCGCACGAGGTTTCCGGCGCCGGAGACACCCTCGCCGGCACCTACCTGGCTCACCGCTCGCGCGGTACGGCGATCGCTCAGGCCCTGGCGAAGGCGACAGCAGCCGCAGCCAGGTACGTCGCGGCGCCGTCCCTTCCGATCCCCGCGCCCCGGCGCGGCTGA
- a CDS encoding maleate cis-trans isomerase family protein → MSPPPDGTLTTLQALDAAAGRTIRVGLLLPWANVAVESELPRLNLRHTVFHHARLMPASRTTAIDASFWHGLREASVRALDSLLHVPLDVVMLACTSAHFTGGPPLPSGVLTAFDALLHALGEVAEARVVLVTPYPEPVTEAEAAAFTAAGVEVLAHASLGLTDGYPRVTREQVIALVERIPQDAVDAAGALVLSCTGWHTLPVIDELEHRLGKPVLSSNLAMALLAVRVPAGVGS, encoded by the coding sequence TTGTCTCCGCCTCCTGACGGAACGCTCACCACACTGCAGGCCCTGGACGCTGCGGCGGGCCGCACTATCCGTGTGGGCCTGCTGCTGCCCTGGGCCAACGTCGCCGTGGAGAGCGAGCTGCCCCGCCTTAACCTGCGCCACACCGTCTTCCACCACGCGCGGCTCATGCCCGCCTCCCGGACGACGGCGATCGACGCCTCCTTCTGGCATGGGTTGCGCGAGGCATCGGTTCGGGCACTGGACTCGCTGCTGCACGTCCCGCTCGATGTGGTGATGCTGGCATGCACCTCGGCGCACTTCACCGGCGGCCCGCCACTGCCGAGCGGCGTGCTCACTGCCTTCGACGCCCTCCTGCATGCTCTGGGCGAGGTGGCCGAGGCGCGCGTGGTCCTCGTCACGCCTTACCCCGAACCGGTGACCGAAGCGGAAGCGGCGGCGTTCACCGCGGCCGGTGTGGAGGTCCTGGCTCACGCGAGTCTCGGCCTCACCGACGGCTACCCCAGGGTGACCCGCGAACAGGTAATCGCCCTGGTGGAGCGGATACCGCAAGACGCCGTCGACGCTGCCGGGGCCCTGGTCCTGTCGTGCACTGGGTGGCACACCCTGCCGGTGATCGACGAACTGGAGCACCGGCTCGGGAAGCCCGTGCTGTCGTCCAATCTCGCCATGGCGCTGCTTGCCGTCCGAGTTCCTGCTGGAGTCGGCTCATGA
- a CDS encoding transglycosylase family protein: MTERGRHRRYQPSRINRLSLTVTAGGAGIALPLVAAGTAAAAPEDVWEQVASCESTGNWQINTGNGYFGGLQFSQSTWEEYGGTAYAERADLATRDEQIAVAEKVLAGQGPGAWPVCSSRAGLTRGGDAPDASPERQARPQSASPRRAGAERGSAEATPTTIPGKRESYTVTTGDSLSGIAASERVGGGWRALYETNRKVVGDDPDLIHPGQRLVLRGSASAPSKSRPESPSKSLSKSQREAPSKAPSKAPSKAPSEAQPPKAAAQAAAPTQQKQQKQQAKPQPEHPQERSADRDERSGGFSAPVAAGTGTAYGKAGSSWSSGYHTGVDFPVPTGTSVKAVAPGRVVSAGWEGSYGYQIVIRHDDGRYSQYAHLSALTVREGQRVNSGQRIARSGSTGNSTGPHLHFEVRTGPGYGSDIDPLRYLRSGGVSI, translated from the coding sequence ATGACCGAACGAGGACGGCACCGCAGGTACCAGCCGAGTCGTATCAACCGGTTATCGCTCACCGTGACCGCCGGTGGCGCGGGCATCGCGCTGCCGCTGGTGGCGGCGGGCACGGCCGCCGCCGCGCCCGAGGACGTCTGGGAGCAGGTCGCGTCCTGCGAGTCGACCGGCAACTGGCAGATCAACACGGGCAACGGCTACTTCGGCGGTCTCCAGTTCAGCCAGTCCACCTGGGAGGAGTACGGCGGAACGGCCTACGCGGAGCGCGCCGACCTCGCCACCCGGGACGAGCAGATAGCCGTCGCCGAGAAGGTGCTGGCCGGTCAGGGGCCGGGGGCCTGGCCGGTCTGCTCCTCCCGCGCGGGACTCACCCGCGGTGGGGACGCCCCGGATGCGTCGCCCGAGCGGCAGGCCCGCCCGCAGTCGGCCTCGCCACGGCGGGCCGGCGCTGAGCGGGGCAGCGCTGAGGCGACGCCGACGACGATTCCCGGGAAGCGCGAGAGCTACACCGTGACGACCGGTGACTCGCTCTCGGGGATCGCCGCGTCCGAGCGGGTCGGGGGTGGCTGGCGGGCGCTCTACGAGACCAACCGGAAGGTCGTCGGCGACGACCCCGATCTCATCCACCCGGGCCAGCGGCTGGTACTGCGCGGCTCGGCCTCCGCACCGTCGAAGAGCCGTCCGGAGTCCCCGTCGAAGTCCCTGTCGAAGTCCCAGCGGGAGGCCCCGTCGAAGGCTCCGTCCAAGGCCCCGTCGAAGGCTCCTTCTGAGGCGCAGCCGCCGAAGGCCGCGGCGCAGGCCGCCGCTCCGACGCAGCAGAAGCAGCAGAAGCAGCAGGCGAAGCCGCAGCCGGAACACCCGCAGGAGAGGAGCGCCGACCGCGACGAGCGCAGCGGTGGCTTCAGCGCACCCGTCGCCGCGGGGACCGGCACCGCGTACGGCAAGGCCGGCTCGTCCTGGTCCAGCGGCTACCACACGGGTGTGGACTTCCCCGTGCCGACCGGCACCTCGGTGAAGGCCGTGGCCCCGGGCCGGGTGGTCTCGGCCGGCTGGGAGGGGTCCTACGGCTACCAGATCGTGATCCGGCACGACGACGGCAGGTACAGCCAGTACGCCCATCTGTCGGCGCTCACCGTGCGCGAGGGGCAGCGGGTCAACAGCGGTCAGCGGATCGCCCGTTCGGGATCGACCGGTAACAGCACGGGACCGCATCTCCACTTCGAGGTGCGCACCGGGCCCGGGTACGGCTCCGACATCGATCCGCTCAGGTATCTGCGCTCGGGCGGCGTCAGCATCTGA
- a CDS encoding nucleoside 2-deoxyribosyltransferase produces the protein MTFYIAHRLFAAHDRALAADLGDRLAEKVGPDRVFLPFCDTDEEDLVAEVKGRRLFELDRERLGRLDAMIAILHGPSLDDGVCMEIGYAAACGVPVLVLTTDFQTYSMTEAGTHLEFPDPLLQAVATRIVRMAKLGPPSPRPTPGHSRFQVFQARNVAQTNTALDAAVDALFELPTRAPLRADSAAAIGTPVYVETSPYTPWGQDHLAKACMDAGHTVAVPQRFTSSDPVAGALTDLTVVRAAARLLADVSGPETPPGTALLIGTALASGVRIAAYQPRPTYTHAHGREPNWRNLMIQYASEAHLESGEAVLSWLTA, from the coding sequence GTGACCTTCTACATAGCCCATCGGCTCTTCGCCGCACACGACCGCGCTCTCGCTGCCGACCTCGGCGACCGCCTCGCCGAGAAAGTTGGCCCCGATCGCGTCTTCCTGCCGTTCTGCGACACCGACGAGGAGGACCTCGTCGCCGAGGTCAAGGGACGCCGCCTGTTCGAGCTGGATCGTGAACGCCTCGGCCGCCTCGACGCCATGATCGCCATCCTGCACGGCCCGAGCCTGGACGACGGGGTCTGCATGGAGATCGGATACGCCGCCGCCTGTGGCGTCCCCGTCCTCGTGCTCACCACCGACTTCCAGACCTACTCAATGACCGAGGCCGGCACCCACCTCGAATTCCCCGACCCCCTTCTCCAGGCCGTGGCCACCCGTATCGTGCGGATGGCCAAGCTCGGACCGCCGAGCCCACGGCCGACTCCGGGCCATTCACGGTTCCAGGTCTTCCAGGCACGCAACGTGGCCCAGACGAACACAGCCCTCGACGCGGCCGTCGACGCCCTGTTCGAACTGCCGACTCGAGCGCCCCTCCGCGCGGACTCAGCTGCGGCCATCGGCACACCCGTGTACGTCGAGACGTCGCCGTACACGCCATGGGGCCAAGACCACCTGGCGAAAGCCTGTATGGACGCCGGCCATACCGTGGCGGTGCCCCAGCGCTTCACATCATCGGACCCGGTCGCGGGCGCCCTGACCGACCTGACCGTGGTGCGCGCGGCCGCCCGGCTTCTCGCTGACGTGTCCGGCCCCGAGACGCCACCCGGCACCGCCCTTCTCATCGGCACAGCTCTGGCCAGCGGCGTACGGATCGCGGCCTACCAGCCGCGCCCGACGTACACGCACGCTCATGGCCGGGAACCCAACTGGCGAAACCTCATGATCCAGTACGCCTCCGAGGCCCATCTCGAAAGCGGCGAGGCCGTCCTGTCCTGGCTGACCGCATGA
- a CDS encoding SDR family NAD(P)-dependent oxidoreductase produces MTVTDDSLDFGPGIDPERLAVCLGVLEELDRLEVDHPDAITVRRATAGIYRTVKQRRRQERRAAKTAHDKAVTEATATGSAERIDDETQGLLPSSTVTGEIAGILRRPRSCYICKTRYVEVDAFYHQLCQKCAAENRARRDARTDLTGRRALLTGGRAKIGMYIALRLLRDGAHTTVTTRFPNDAIRRFKAMPDSDEWIHRLKIVGIDLRDPAQVVALADSVAAEGPLDILINNAAQTVRRSPQAYGELVAAEGAPLPAGELPAAEVIGTFGSGGVDRVAALPGPRSEGLTAEDVTALALVSGSATPARIEAGTAIDAGGLVPDLHASNSWIQTVSEVDPVELLEVQLCNSTAPFILISRLRAAMAASPARRKYVVNVSAMEGVFSRGYKGAGHPHTNMAKAALNMLTRTSAQEMFDADGILMTAVDTGWITDERPHPDKVRLAAEGFHAPLDLVDGAARVYDPIVRGEAGEDLFGCFLKDYDRANW; encoded by the coding sequence ATGACGGTGACAGACGACAGCCTGGACTTCGGCCCGGGCATCGACCCCGAGCGACTGGCCGTCTGCCTGGGCGTTCTCGAGGAACTCGACCGCCTGGAGGTGGACCACCCCGACGCGATCACGGTGCGCCGCGCCACCGCCGGGATCTACCGCACGGTGAAGCAGCGCCGCCGTCAGGAGCGCCGGGCCGCCAAGACCGCCCACGACAAGGCCGTCACCGAGGCCACGGCGACCGGCTCCGCGGAACGGATCGACGACGAGACCCAGGGCCTGCTGCCCTCCTCCACGGTGACGGGGGAGATCGCGGGCATACTCCGGCGCCCCCGGTCCTGCTACATCTGCAAGACCCGCTACGTCGAGGTCGACGCCTTCTACCACCAGCTGTGCCAGAAGTGCGCCGCCGAGAACCGGGCCCGCCGCGACGCCCGCACCGATCTGACCGGGAGACGCGCGCTGCTCACCGGCGGCCGGGCCAAGATCGGCATGTACATCGCGCTGCGGCTGCTCCGGGACGGCGCCCACACCACCGTCACCACCCGCTTCCCGAACGACGCGATCCGCCGCTTCAAGGCGATGCCGGACAGCGACGAGTGGATCCACCGCCTCAAGATCGTCGGTATCGACCTCCGCGACCCGGCGCAGGTCGTCGCCCTCGCCGACTCGGTCGCCGCCGAGGGACCGCTGGACATCCTGATCAACAACGCCGCGCAGACCGTCCGCCGGTCCCCGCAGGCCTACGGCGAGCTGGTCGCGGCCGAGGGCGCCCCGCTGCCCGCGGGCGAGCTGCCCGCCGCCGAGGTGATCGGCACGTTCGGCAGTGGCGGAGTGGACCGGGTCGCGGCCCTGCCCGGGCCCCGGTCGGAGGGCCTGACCGCCGAGGACGTGACCGCTCTCGCCCTCGTCTCCGGGTCGGCGACGCCGGCCCGGATCGAGGCCGGCACCGCGATCGACGCCGGCGGGCTCGTGCCCGACCTGCACGCCAGCAACAGCTGGATCCAGACCGTCTCCGAGGTCGACCCGGTCGAGCTGCTCGAGGTGCAGCTGTGCAACTCCACCGCGCCGTTCATCCTGATCAGCCGCCTCCGTGCGGCGATGGCCGCCTCCCCGGCCCGGCGCAAGTACGTCGTGAACGTCTCCGCGATGGAGGGCGTCTTCAGCCGCGGCTACAAGGGCGCGGGCCATCCGCACACCAACATGGCCAAGGCGGCGCTCAACATGCTGACGCGCACCAGCGCCCAGGAGATGTTCGACGCCGACGGCATCCTGATGACCGCCGTCGACACCGGCTGGATCACCGACGAGCGTCCGCACCCGGACAAGGTGCGCCTCGCCGCCGAGGGCTTCCACGCGCCGCTCGACCTGGTCGACGGCGCGGCGCGGGTGTACGACCCGATCGTGCGCGGTGAGGCCGGCGAGGACCTCTTCGGCTGCTTCCTGAAGGACTACGACCGCGCGAACTGGTGA